One Microcaecilia unicolor chromosome 8, aMicUni1.1, whole genome shotgun sequence DNA window includes the following coding sequences:
- the LOC115476610 gene encoding proteasome subunit beta type-5-like, translating to MALASVVRSDCAAFGARYRQEEVREPGGLAFDAERLSFAAPVSEEWSEEPGIEFLHGTTTLAFKFRHGVIVAVDSRATAGCYIASQTVKKVIEINPYLLGTMAGGAADCSFWERLLARQCRIYELRNKERISVAAASKLLANMVYQYKGMGLSMGTMICGWDKRGPGLYYVDSEGNRVSGSLFSVGSGSMYAYGVLDRGYVEDMSPQAALELARRAIYQATYRDAYSGGLVSLYHVREDGWVRVSQDDVSVLHTKYQDEES from the exons ATGGCGCTGGCGAGTGTGGTCCGGTCCGATTGTGCTGCCTTCGGGGCCCGATACCGTCAGGAAGAAGTGCGGGAACCTGGGGGCTTGGCTTTTGATGCTGAGCGTCTGAGTTTCGCGGCGCCGGTTTCGGAGGAATGGAGCGAGGAACCCGGCATCGAATTCCTACACGGGACCACCACCCTGGCCTTCAAG TTCCGCCATGGAGTAATTGTGGCAGTGGATTCACGGGCCACCGCAGGCTGCTACATCGCCTCCCAGACAGTGAAGAAGGTGATCGAGATCAACCCATACTTGCTGGGCACCATGGCTGGGGGTGCCGCTGACTGCTCTTTCTGGGAACGACTGTTGGCACGGCAGTGTCGCATCTATGAACTGCGCAACAAAGAGCGGATCTCCGTGGCTGCTGCCTCTAAGCTTCTAGCCAACATGGTATATCAATACAAAGGCATGGGGCTGTCGATGGGTACCATGATCTGCGGCTGGGACAAGAGGGGCCCAG GTCTGTACTATGTGGACAGCGAAGGGAACCGCGTCTCTGGCTCCCTTTTCTCAGTGGGCTCAGGTTCTATGTATGCCTATGGTGTGTTGGATAGAGGGTATGTGGAAGATATGTCACCGCAGGCTGCCCTGGAGCTTGCACGGAGAGCTATCTACCAGGCAACATACAGGGATGCCTACTCTGGTGGCCTGGTCAGCCTCTACCATGTCCGTGAGGATGGCTGGGTGCGGGTCTCCCAGGATGATGTGTCAGTCCTGCACACCAAGTACCAAGATGAGGAAAGCTGA